One Clostridium novyi NT genomic window carries:
- a CDS encoding DUF512 domain-containing protein, with product MQNEISKVLADSIAEEVEIEVGDKLLSINGTKVKDIIDYKYLIVDDYVVIEIEKSYGEIWEIEIEKDFGEDIGLEFRDPMLDRPKNCHNKCIFCFIDQLPKGMRDTLYFKDDDSRLSFLQGNFITMTNMTEDDIDRIIRYRISPINISVHTTNPELRCKMMNNRFAGTIYDRLKRITDAKIDVNCQIVLCPGYNDKEELKRTILDLYKLYPYINNLAVVPIGVTKFRKQNGLVELELFNEKTASEEIDRVAKLQDKFIKEVGEPFVRLSDEFYVIAKRDVPENEFYNGFQQLEDGVGMIRNFRENIQDSLHNVDKSINCSFTMVTGTSAYEEIKNAADKIMQQNSNIKIEVKKIINNFFGETITVAGLLTGQDIIEQLSQGEIGKYIIMSDNMFKKGYELGDYTELIMLDDIKICDIEERLNRKVIVCDYTGEDLIQLINKYGQEE from the coding sequence ATGCAAAACGAAATTTCAAAAGTACTAGCTGATAGTATTGCCGAAGAAGTAGAAATAGAAGTTGGCGATAAATTATTAAGCATCAATGGTACTAAAGTTAAAGATATAATTGATTATAAGTATTTAATAGTAGATGATTACGTTGTTATAGAAATAGAAAAAAGTTACGGAGAAATTTGGGAAATAGAAATAGAAAAAGATTTTGGGGAAGATATAGGATTAGAATTTAGAGATCCTATGCTAGATAGACCTAAAAACTGTCATAATAAATGTATATTTTGCTTTATAGATCAGCTTCCAAAAGGTATGAGAGATACATTGTATTTTAAAGATGATGATTCTAGATTATCTTTTCTGCAAGGTAACTTTATTACCATGACAAATATGACTGAAGATGATATAGACAGAATTATAAGATATAGAATAAGTCCAATAAATATTTCAGTTCACACAACTAATCCTGAACTTAGATGTAAAATGATGAATAATAGATTTGCAGGAACTATATACGATAGACTTAAAAGAATTACTGATGCTAAAATAGATGTAAATTGTCAAATCGTTTTATGTCCAGGTTATAATGATAAAGAAGAGCTAAAAAGAACAATATTAGATTTATATAAATTGTATCCTTACATAAATAATTTAGCCGTTGTTCCAATTGGAGTGACTAAATTTAGAAAACAAAATGGTTTAGTGGAATTAGAACTATTTAATGAAAAAACTGCCTCAGAAGAAATTGATAGAGTTGCAAAACTTCAAGATAAGTTTATAAAAGAAGTTGGAGAACCTTTTGTAAGATTATCTGATGAGTTTTATGTAATAGCAAAAAGAGATGTTCCAGAAAATGAATTTTATAATGGATTCCAACAACTAGAAGATGGAGTTGGAATGATAAGAAACTTTAGAGAAAACATACAAGATTCATTACATAATGTAGATAAAAGTATAAATTGTAGTTTCACAATGGTTACAGGAACTTCTGCATACGAAGAAATAAAAAATGCTGCTGATAAAATTATGCAGCAAAATTCTAACATAAAAATTGAGGTAAAAAAAATAATAAATAACTTCTTCGGAGAAACTATAACAGTAGCTGGACTATTAACAGGTCAAGATATTATAGAACAATTATCTCAAGGTGAAATTGGCAAGTACATAATAATGTCAGATAATATGTTCAAAAAAGGATATGAATTAGGGGATTATACAGAACTAATCATGTTAGATGATATAAAAATCTGTGATATAGAAGAAAGATTAAACAGAAAAGTTATAGTTTGCGACTACACAGGAGAGGATTTAATACAATTAATAAACAAATATGGGCAGGAGGAATAA
- the nrdR gene encoding transcriptional regulator NrdR has protein sequence MKCPYCGFEESKVVDSRSTEDHKAIRRRRECLKCNRRYTTYEKIEDIPVLVIKRDSNREYFDKTKIINGLVKACQKRPISRVQIDSIADEIEKKMNNDMLTEVKSEYIGELIMEKLKEIDEVSYVRFASVYRQFKDINTFIEEITNLMSDKHIGKIKK, from the coding sequence TTGAAATGTCCATATTGTGGTTTTGAGGAAAGTAAGGTTGTAGATTCTAGATCAACAGAAGACCATAAAGCCATTAGGAGGAGAAGGGAATGCTTAAAATGTAATAGACGATATACCACCTATGAAAAAATTGAGGATATACCTGTCTTAGTTATAAAAAGAGATTCTAATAGGGAATATTTTGATAAAACAAAAATAATAAATGGATTGGTGAAAGCTTGTCAAAAGAGACCAATTTCACGAGTTCAAATAGATTCTATAGCAGATGAAATAGAAAAGAAAATGAATAATGATATGTTAACTGAAGTTAAATCAGAATACATAGGTGAGCTTATAATGGAAAAGTTAAAGGAAATTGATGAGGTTTCATATGTGAGATTTGCATCTGTATATAGACAATTTAAAGATATAAATACCTTTATAGAGGAAATTACTAATCTTATGTCAGATAAACATATAGGTAAAATAAAAAAATAA
- a CDS encoding ferredoxin hydrogenase — protein sequence MSKITITIDNNEIETKDNLTILDIAKQHNIFIPTLCYIKDPLNIGKCNLCQVEITFDNKTEIKRACCTRPKNGMKISTCSETVNSSIKNRISEILSEHEFKCFKCSRKFDCELLNIVKKYKVGPKTIYNMNNYEEENYVDTRSKSIIIDRHKCIKCGRCAVTCKNKTNTQAILLKMINGSFKVKTTDDKSLDETNCLLCGQCVNICPVAALSETPHIDRVLDAINNPKKHVIVAIAPSVRASIGEAFNMSYGTDVTYKLYTALRKLGFDKIFDLNFGADLTIVEEAEELVERIKNNGPYPMFTSCCSAWVRQAENYFKELLPNLSSTKSPQQIFGAASKTYYPHLMNLDPKDVFTVTIMPCTAKKFEAQRDEMAVNGVDSIDAVLTARELIKIIKDKKIDFPNLENGVQDPAMGEYSGAGAIFGATGGVMEAALRTAKELLENKSLDNIDYKEVRGFKGIKETTVTINNKEYNLAVINGSSNVFKFINSDMMRKKQYHFIEVMSCEGGCINGGGHPHVNSTTRELVDYKKLRSSVLYNQDLNLPKRKSHENTAIIKMYDNFIGKPGNDFAHKIFHFSYK from the coding sequence ATGAGTAAAATTACAATAACTATAGACAATAACGAGATAGAAACAAAAGATAATTTAACAATATTAGATATAGCAAAACAGCATAATATATTTATTCCTACTTTATGTTATATTAAAGATCCATTAAATATAGGAAAATGCAATCTATGTCAAGTAGAAATTACATTTGATAATAAAACGGAAATCAAAAGGGCTTGTTGCACTCGCCCCAAAAACGGCATGAAAATTAGTACATGTTCTGAAACTGTAAATTCTTCTATAAAAAATAGAATTTCAGAAATTTTAAGCGAACATGAATTTAAATGCTTTAAATGTTCTAGGAAATTTGATTGTGAACTTTTAAATATAGTAAAAAAATATAAAGTTGGTCCAAAAACTATTTATAACATGAATAATTATGAAGAAGAAAACTATGTTGATACTAGAAGTAAATCTATTATTATAGATAGACATAAATGTATTAAATGCGGACGATGTGCTGTTACTTGCAAAAACAAAACAAATACACAAGCTATCCTTTTAAAAATGATAAATGGTTCTTTTAAAGTAAAAACTACAGATGACAAATCTTTAGATGAAACTAACTGTTTACTATGTGGTCAATGTGTAAATATATGTCCAGTGGCTGCACTTTCTGAAACTCCACATATAGATAGAGTTTTAGATGCAATTAACAATCCTAAAAAACACGTTATAGTTGCAATTGCTCCTTCTGTTAGAGCTTCAATTGGAGAAGCTTTTAATATGAGCTATGGTACTGACGTAACTTATAAATTATATACTGCTTTAAGAAAATTAGGATTTGATAAGATATTTGATTTGAATTTTGGAGCTGACTTAACAATAGTTGAAGAGGCTGAGGAGTTAGTTGAGAGAATAAAAAATAATGGTCCCTATCCTATGTTTACCTCTTGTTGTTCTGCATGGGTAAGACAAGCCGAAAATTATTTTAAAGAATTGTTACCTAATTTATCATCAACAAAATCCCCTCAACAGATTTTTGGTGCAGCTAGTAAAACCTACTATCCACATCTTATGAATCTAGATCCTAAAGATGTATTTACTGTAACCATAATGCCTTGCACTGCAAAAAAATTTGAGGCACAAAGGGATGAAATGGCTGTAAATGGTGTTGATAGTATAGATGCTGTATTAACAGCAAGAGAACTTATTAAAATAATAAAAGATAAAAAAATAGATTTTCCAAATTTAGAGAATGGAGTTCAAGATCCAGCCATGGGAGAATACTCTGGAGCTGGAGCTATATTCGGGGCTACAGGTGGAGTTATGGAAGCTGCTCTTAGAACAGCAAAAGAACTTTTAGAAAATAAATCGCTAGATAACATAGACTACAAAGAAGTTCGTGGTTTTAAAGGAATCAAGGAAACTACAGTAACTATAAACAACAAAGAATATAACTTAGCAGTAATAAATGGTTCCTCCAATGTATTTAAATTTATAAACTCTGACATGATGAGAAAAAAACAATATCATTTTATAGAGGTAATGTCTTGTGAAGGAGGATGCATTAATGGAGGTGGACATCCTCATGTAAATTCTACTACTAGAGAACTTGTGGATTACAAAAAACTACGTTCATCTGTACTTTACAACCAAGACCTTAATCTACCAAAAAGAAAGTCTCATGAAAATACTGCAATAATTAAAATGTACGATAATTTTATAGGAAAACCAGGCAATGATTTTGCACATAAAATATTTCACTTTTCTTATAAATAA
- the der gene encoding ribosome biogenesis GTPase Der: MGKPIVAIVGRPNVGKSTLFNKLAGKRIAIVDDMPGVTRDRIYAEAEWLNNNFTIIDTGGIEPENDDIIVAQMRRQAQLAIEMADVVLFIVDGKQGLTDADREVAHMLRKASKSIVLAVNKIDRRQLDDNIYEFYNLGLGDPMPISASQGLGLGDLLDEVIEKFPEGNVEEEEDEYIRIAMIGRPNVGKSSLINKILGEEKHIVSNIPGTTRDAVDSYVETEEGKFVLIDTAGLRRKSKIKEQVERYSAVRTLASIENADVCILMIDATEDIAEQDERIIGYAHEINKAILVIVNKWDLIEKDDKTMKNFKDKLRTKLSFLPYASFLFISAKTGQRVHKVLGMAKECYGNYCKRIKTGILNDIINKAVLMKEPPVMGTRRLKIYYVTQIGTKPPTFVFFVNDPELLHFSYRRYLENKLRESFDFSGTGIKLEFRERKE, from the coding sequence ATGGGTAAACCAATAGTTGCAATAGTAGGAAGACCTAATGTTGGAAAATCTACTTTATTTAATAAATTAGCAGGAAAGAGAATAGCCATAGTAGATGATATGCCAGGTGTTACAAGAGATAGAATATACGCTGAAGCAGAATGGTTAAACAATAACTTTACAATAATAGATACTGGTGGAATTGAACCAGAAAATGACGATATAATTGTAGCTCAAATGAGAAGACAGGCTCAATTAGCTATAGAAATGGCAGATGTTGTACTATTTATAGTTGATGGTAAGCAAGGATTAACAGATGCGGATAGAGAAGTTGCTCATATGCTAAGAAAAGCAAGTAAGTCAATAGTTTTAGCTGTAAATAAAATAGATAGAAGACAATTAGATGATAATATATATGAGTTTTATAATTTAGGACTTGGGGATCCTATGCCAATTTCAGCATCACAAGGATTAGGACTTGGAGATCTTTTAGATGAAGTTATAGAAAAGTTCCCAGAAGGTAATGTTGAAGAAGAGGAAGACGAATATATAAGAATTGCCATGATAGGAAGACCTAATGTTGGAAAATCATCATTGATTAACAAAATATTAGGAGAAGAAAAACACATAGTAAGTAATATACCAGGAACTACAAGAGATGCTGTAGATAGCTATGTAGAAACAGAAGAAGGAAAATTTGTTTTAATAGATACAGCAGGACTTAGAAGAAAGAGCAAAATAAAAGAACAAGTTGAAAGATATAGTGCAGTTAGAACACTAGCTTCTATAGAAAATGCAGATGTTTGTATACTTATGATAGACGCAACAGAAGACATTGCAGAACAAGATGAAAGAATAATAGGATATGCACATGAAATTAACAAAGCAATCCTAGTTATTGTAAATAAATGGGATTTAATTGAAAAAGATGATAAGACTATGAAAAACTTCAAAGACAAGTTAAGAACAAAATTATCATTCTTACCTTACGCATCATTCTTATTTATTTCTGCAAAGACAGGTCAAAGGGTTCACAAAGTATTAGGAATGGCAAAAGAATGTTATGGCAACTACTGTAAGCGTATAAAAACAGGAATATTAAATGATATTATAAATAAAGCTGTTCTTATGAAAGAACCTCCAGTAATGGGAACAAGAAGATTAAAAATTTACTATGTAACTCAAATAGGAACTAAACCACCTACATTTGTTTTCTTTGTAAATGATCCTGAACTTTTACACTTCTCTTATAGAAGATACTTAGAAAATAAACTAAGAGAAAGTTTTGATTTTAGTGGAACTGGAATCAAGCTAGAGTTTAGAGAAAGAAAAGAATAA
- the pgeF gene encoding peptidoglycan editing factor PgeF: protein MEKFKLVKVDDFNFLSFDDDKVGIYFSTADENLDFNKNTEEGLLNLQNLKEWFNVKEVGYLNQTHSDKIFDYDGINHDGDAIITNKKQVLIGVFTADCVPVIIYDRKKIVVAAVHSGWKGTINCIVAKTIDRLIKDYNSEIKDIKVYIGPHNMKCCYEVSEELIETFKNKDIYKDTYINDGRNLSLKQCIIKQLNDKGICDDQINKLNMCTYCSKEYSFHSYRKSKEKSGRIFSFIFIK, encoded by the coding sequence ATGGAAAAATTTAAATTAGTTAAAGTTGATGATTTTAATTTTTTAAGTTTTGATGATGATAAAGTAGGAATTTATTTTTCTACAGCGGATGAAAATTTAGATTTTAATAAAAATACAGAAGAGGGACTTTTGAATTTACAAAATCTAAAAGAATGGTTTAATGTAAAAGAGGTAGGATATTTAAACCAAACACATAGCGATAAAATCTTTGATTATGATGGTATAAATCACGATGGAGATGCCATAATTACAAATAAAAAACAAGTTCTTATAGGGGTATTTACGGCAGATTGTGTTCCTGTCATTATATATGATAGAAAAAAAATTGTTGTGGCAGCTGTACACAGTGGATGGAAAGGTACTATAAATTGTATAGTAGCTAAAACTATAGATAGGTTAATTAAAGATTATAATAGTGAAATAAAAGATATTAAGGTTTATATAGGACCTCACAACATGAAGTGTTGTTATGAAGTAAGTGAAGAACTTATAGAAACTTTTAAAAATAAGGACATATATAAAGATACATATATAAATGATGGAAGAAATCTAAGTCTTAAGCAATGTATAATAAAGCAGTTAAATGATAAGGGAATTTGTGATGATCAAATTAATAAATTAAATATGTGCACATACTGTTCAAAAGAATATAGTTTTCACTCTTATAGAAAGTCTAAAGAAAAAAGTGGTAGAATATTTTCCTTTATATTTATTAAGTAG
- a CDS encoding YlmC/YmxH family sporulation protein, whose protein sequence is MDFYSINNLKIMEVIDVNTGCKLGYIKDLVVDCDDCKIISLIIPKEKDSFFGKDENIEIKWEDIVKIGVDVILVSISENDILDNK, encoded by the coding sequence ATGGACTTTTATTCTATAAATAATCTAAAGATTATGGAAGTTATAGATGTTAATACAGGGTGTAAACTAGGATATATAAAAGACCTAGTTGTTGATTGTGATGATTGTAAGATAATATCATTAATAATACCAAAAGAAAAGGATTCTTTTTTTGGGAAAGATGAAAACATAGAAATAAAATGGGAAGATATAGTGAAGATAGGTGTAGATGTTATATTGGTAAGTATATCTGAAAATGATATTTTAGATAATAAATAG
- the sigG gene encoding RNA polymerase sporulation sigma factor SigG, with protein MMINKVEICGVNTSKLPVLKEKEMKELLLKMKDGDNLSREKFVRGNLRLVLSVIQRFNNRGENVDDLFQVGCIGLIKAIDNFDLSQNVKFSTYAVPMIIGEIRRYLRDNNSIRVSRSLRDIAYKALQVRDKIIKKENKDPNVSRIAKELDLPREEVVFALDAIQDPVSLFEPIYHDGGDALYVMDQISDSKNVDESWIENISIKEAMKRLNEREKMILNMRFFQGRTQMEVADEIGISQAQVSRLEKTALKHMRKYV; from the coding sequence ATTATGATAAATAAAGTGGAGATATGTGGGGTAAATACTTCAAAATTGCCTGTATTAAAAGAAAAGGAAATGAAGGAACTATTATTAAAGATGAAGGATGGTGACAACCTTTCAAGAGAAAAATTTGTAAGAGGAAATTTAAGACTAGTATTAAGTGTAATTCAGAGATTTAATAATAGAGGAGAAAATGTAGATGATTTATTTCAAGTAGGATGTATTGGACTTATTAAAGCAATTGATAATTTTGATTTAAGTCAAAATGTAAAATTTTCAACTTATGCTGTGCCTATGATAATAGGAGAGATTAGAAGATATTTAAGAGACAATAATTCTATTAGAGTAAGTAGATCATTAAGAGATATAGCTTATAAAGCACTACAAGTTAGAGATAAGATTATAAAGAAGGAAAATAAAGATCCTAATGTTTCGCGAATAGCAAAAGAATTAGATTTACCAAGGGAAGAAGTTGTATTTGCATTAGATGCAATTCAAGATCCAGTATCATTATTTGAACCTATATATCATGATGGTGGAGATGCCCTTTATGTTATGGATCAGATAAGTGACAGTAAAAATGTTGACGAGAGCTGGATAGAAAACATATCTATTAAAGAAGCTATGAAGCGATTAAATGAAAGAGAAAAGATGATACTTAATATGAGATTTTTCCAAGGACGTACTCAAATGGAAGTGGCAGATGAAATAGGAATTTCACAAGCACAAGTATCAAGGCTTGAAAAAACAGCATTAAAACATATGAGAAAGTATGTATAA
- the sigE gene encoding RNA polymerase sporulation sigma factor SigE: MLNLEVLLNKILSNFKFFIKRVYFIGGNDALPPPLSKEEEENLVNKIRAGDDSVRTILIERNLRLVVYIARKFENSGILVEDLISVGTIGLIKAVNTFDPEKKIKLATYASRCIENEILMYLRRNNKVKAEISFYEPLNTDWDGNKLLLSDILGTENDMVYNLIEDEVDKQLLFIAMRKLSDREKEIIKLRFGLTGKGEKTQKQVADLLGISQSYISRLEKRIIKRLKKEISKMV; the protein is encoded by the coding sequence TTGTTAAATTTAGAAGTGCTTTTAAACAAGATATTATCAAACTTTAAGTTTTTTATTAAAAGGGTCTATTTTATTGGGGGAAATGATGCGCTTCCACCTCCATTATCTAAAGAAGAAGAAGAAAATTTGGTTAATAAAATTAGAGCTGGGGATGATAGTGTTAGAACTATTTTAATTGAAAGAAACCTTAGACTTGTAGTTTATATAGCTAGAAAGTTTGAAAATTCAGGTATCCTTGTGGAGGATTTAATATCAGTTGGAACCATTGGACTTATTAAAGCTGTAAATACATTTGATCCAGAGAAAAAGATTAAACTTGCAACTTATGCATCAAGATGTATTGAAAATGAAATACTTATGTATCTTAGAAGAAACAATAAAGTTAAAGCAGAAATATCGTTTTATGAACCATTAAATACTGATTGGGATGGTAATAAATTGTTGCTATCAGATATTTTAGGAACAGAAAATGATATGGTTTATAACTTAATTGAAGATGAAGTTGATAAACAACTTTTATTTATTGCTATGAGAAAATTAAGTGATAGAGAAAAAGAAATAATAAAATTAAGATTTGGTCTTACTGGAAAAGGAGAAAAGACTCAAAAGCAAGTTGCAGACTTGCTTGGCATTTCTCAGTCATATATTTCAAGGCTTGAAAAAAGAATTATAAAAAGATTAAAAAAAGAAATTAGTAAAATGGTGTGA
- a CDS encoding dicarboxylate/amino acid:cation symporter: MKKLFNNLIFKLVLGVFLGILIGLKSPENVMGVIITIKYVLGQIIFFAVPLIILGFITPSIAKLKNNASKLLGITIFIAYLSSVGAAFFSSFLGYKLIPKLSIASQTEDLKELPKLLFKLDIPPVMTVMSALALSLLLGLATAWTKSDLIEKLLEQFQDIILSIVNRVIIPILPLFIATTFASLSYEGSITKQAPVFLKVIVIVLIAHFIWLALLYSIGGAISKKNPLTVIKNYGSAYLTAVGTMSSAATLPVALKCARKSSSLRQDIVDFVIPLCANIHLCGSVLTEVFFVMTVSKILYGSLPSVSTMILFILLLGIFAIGAPGVPGGTVMASLGLIISILGFTDSGTALILTIFALQDSFGTACNVTGDGAIALMVTGIANKKNL; the protein is encoded by the coding sequence ATGAAAAAACTTTTTAACAATCTTATATTCAAACTTGTACTAGGGGTATTTTTAGGTATTCTTATAGGACTAAAATCCCCTGAGAATGTAATGGGAGTTATTATAACTATAAAATATGTATTAGGGCAAATTATATTTTTTGCAGTCCCATTAATTATACTAGGATTTATTACTCCCTCTATTGCAAAATTAAAGAATAATGCAAGTAAACTTTTAGGAATAACTATTTTCATAGCTTATTTATCTTCTGTAGGAGCTGCATTTTTCTCTTCATTTTTAGGTTATAAACTTATACCTAAACTTTCTATAGCTTCACAAACTGAAGATCTTAAAGAGCTTCCTAAGCTTTTATTTAAATTAGATATTCCTCCTGTTATGACAGTTATGAGTGCTCTTGCCTTATCCTTACTTTTAGGACTTGCAACTGCATGGACAAAATCAGATTTAATTGAAAAACTATTAGAACAATTTCAAGATATTATATTGAGCATAGTAAATAGAGTTATAATCCCTATTCTACCATTATTTATAGCTACTACATTTGCTTCATTAAGTTACGAAGGTTCTATTACAAAACAGGCTCCTGTATTTTTAAAAGTAATTGTAATAGTTCTTATTGCTCACTTTATATGGTTAGCTCTTTTATACTCTATTGGTGGTGCTATTTCTAAGAAAAATCCTTTAACTGTTATTAAAAATTATGGTTCTGCCTATTTAACTGCTGTAGGAACTATGTCTAGTGCTGCAACACTACCAGTAGCATTAAAATGTGCTAGAAAATCATCTTCTCTTAGACAGGATATAGTAGATTTTGTTATTCCACTATGTGCAAATATACACCTTTGTGGTTCTGTTTTAACAGAAGTATTCTTTGTAATGACAGTGTCAAAAATATTGTATGGTTCACTTCCAAGTGTTTCTACAATGATACTTTTCATACTACTACTTGGAATATTTGCAATAGGAGCACCTGGTGTACCTGGTGGCACAGTTATGGCATCCTTAGGACTTATAATAAGTATACTAGGATTTACGGATTCTGGAACTGCTCTTATCCTAACAATATTTGCGCTTCAAGATAGCTTTGGTACCGCTTGTAATGTAACCGGTGATGGTGCCATAGCACTGATGGTTACGGGAATTGCTAATAAGAAAAACTTATAG
- the spoIVA gene encoding stage IV sporulation protein A: protein MEDFNIYKDIADRTQGDIYVGVVGPVRTGKSTFIKRFMELMVIPNIENTYKKQRAQDELPQSASGKSIHTTEPKFVPNEAIEIALNEETKFKVRMVDCVGYIVKAALGYNEGETPKMVMTPWYDYEIPFEEAAEIGTKKVINEHSTIGLLVTTDGSITDIDREDYVEAEERVVNELKSINKPFIIILNSKNANSKETKELGKSLEEKYNVPVQIMDIANMQQEDITNIFQRILKEFPIKEINIDMPEWIEKLDVNHWLKEDFISLIKDMCQKVYKVRDIKEFANKFDEIEFLENSKLKEINMGEGNARIQLNPRHELFYKVLSEVCSQNISGENELLNIMKELSKAKVEYDKVASALIDVKEKGYGLVSPELSEMTLEEPEIVKQGTRYGVKLKASAPSLHLIRADIETEISPIIGTERESEELVTSLLEQFESDRSKIWESNMFGKSLEVMVKDGLQNKLYKMPEDVQIKMRKTLEKIINEGNGGLICIIL, encoded by the coding sequence TTGGAAGATTTTAACATATACAAAGATATTGCAGATAGAACTCAAGGGGACATATATGTAGGGGTAGTTGGACCTGTTAGAACCGGAAAATCTACATTTATAAAAAGATTTATGGAACTTATGGTTATACCTAACATAGAAAATACTTATAAAAAACAAAGGGCACAAGATGAACTTCCACAAAGTGCATCTGGTAAATCTATTCATACCACAGAACCTAAATTTGTACCTAATGAAGCTATAGAAATTGCTTTAAATGAAGAAACAAAATTTAAGGTTCGTATGGTAGATTGTGTTGGTTATATTGTAAAGGCTGCTCTTGGATATAATGAAGGAGAAACGCCTAAAATGGTAATGACTCCTTGGTATGATTATGAAATTCCTTTTGAAGAAGCAGCGGAGATTGGAACAAAAAAAGTAATTAATGAACATTCTACAATTGGACTTTTAGTTACTACAGATGGAAGCATAACAGATATTGATAGAGAAGATTATGTTGAAGCTGAAGAAAGAGTAGTAAATGAATTAAAATCTATTAATAAGCCATTTATAATAATATTAAATTCTAAAAATGCTAACAGTAAAGAAACTAAGGAACTAGGAAAATCACTAGAAGAAAAATACAATGTTCCTGTACAAATTATGGATATAGCTAATATGCAACAAGAAGATATAACAAATATATTCCAAAGAATATTAAAAGAATTCCCTATAAAAGAAATAAATATTGATATGCCAGAGTGGATTGAAAAATTAGATGTTAATCATTGGTTGAAAGAAGACTTCATATCTTTAATTAAAGATATGTGCCAAAAGGTTTATAAAGTGAGGGATATAAAAGAATTCGCAAATAAATTTGATGAAATAGAGTTTTTAGAGAATTCAAAGCTTAAAGAAATAAATATGGGTGAAGGAAATGCAAGAATACAATTAAATCCAAGACACGAATTATTCTATAAAGTATTAAGTGAAGTTTGTAGTCAAAATATAAGTGGAGAAAATGAACTTTTAAATATAATGAAAGAATTAAGTAAAGCAAAAGTTGAATATGATAAAGTAGCTAGTGCTTTAATTGATGTTAAAGAAAAAGGATATGGACTTGTATCTCCAGAACTTAGTGAAATGACTTTAGAAGAACCGGAAATAGTAAAACAAGGTACTAGGTATGGAGTTAAGTTAAAGGCTAGTGCACCATCATTACATCTAATTAGAGCTGATATTGAAACTGAAATATCTCCTATAATAGGAACGGAAAGAGAAAGCGAAGAGCTTGTAACATCTCTTTTAGAACAATTTGAAAGTGATAGATCAAAGATATGGGAAAGCAATATGTTTGGTAAGTCACTAGAAGTTATGGTTAAAGATGGACTGCAAAATAAGTTATACAAGATGCCTGAAGATGTTCAAATAAAAATGAGAAAGACTTTAGAGAAAATCATAAATGAGGGCAATGGAGGACTAATCTGTATAATATTATAA